A stretch of DNA from Plasmodium vinckei vinckei genome assembly, chromosome: PVVCY_07:
tattattcacaCATTTGTCATAggtagaaaataaaataaaaatatctttAAAGGCTACTAAAAATATGTctgttatattttcattatataaatcatgtctattttttttctgaacaTGTTCATACTTTTTTAACTTATCAAGTATCAATAAATAGCTAGTTTCCAACCAATCATATATTTCCTCcccattttttaagttttcGATGtctaataatatttctttatacaCACAATCAGTTATCAActctacatttttattaatcaAACTATGGTAAATAGAATGTATaacattaaaatataaatcgttgtatatatatttttgaattaatctttttgttttatcgATGTCTATAAttaaagttttttttttatgattattattaagCTGTTTACTTATTACCATGTtcataaacatattattagGTGTGTGATAGTTGGCCTTATAGTAGTATAGccttccatttttataattacatatattccAATGTTGTTTACTATAATTTGACATACACACAAAATACGGTTTATGTGGTTTTTCCATTCTTTGGTTCTCATATTGAATTTTCATCGAGCATTTTTCAttacttatatatttttttaagtcaTGTTTTATGGactgaaaataaatattttttttataataatttggatttattttaattataaatttaagaaATTGATCTATccaaaaattgtttaaaaaatctttccttttatatatattattttttcgcTCTCCCTTTTTCTCCCAATGTTTTGCACACATACGACAAAATCTatagaacaaaaaatacaaataagtGTCTTCATCctgaataatataattagaattgcaaatattaaaattaaataaatatctatttataatttctttttgcaaaaaatataagtttttatttaattcgtaaaaaataatgtcaTCTTTATATTGTTTAGTAAAATgctcttttttatattctatCCAAAgtttatcaatttttttttttttatgtctggggtagctattttttaattttagcATCATAccataaaatgttttaatgttgtatatatttatgaatgCCTTTCTAAATtcgattatttttttttgtaaatcaTACTCTTTGTGTACATTAATGAGCCCACATAGGTTTTCCATTTTGCCACCTGTTCTTTTTCTCTCTATTATTTAGTATCCCTTTCTTATATATGATCCAAATGCTTATCATTATCCATATGTGTATTATTACCTTAACATgcaataaatttattatataatatgactctgttcatataaattttactaaaaattatcatttttttttttctctcttttttactttttttgaGTATATGATATTTTTCGCATGGTAATACAATTTATTATCCCATGTATTACTGGATAATGctcgttttttttcatttcactaaaaaaaaacaacaaaaCCTGATGAAATAATGCCAACAAAGTGTATCAAATTACAACATCACTtggtatataaatatattggcTAGCtagttaatattttttttaatacgattaattaattagtaatttatatgtcagtatgcatatttgaaaaaaaatatttttttactacgAATCACGCCGATAGCACCAATAGGCTTTGAATAATATCACACCtacacaaaataaaataaaaaattaatcatAATTTTGTGCCACAATTTTATGTCATAATTTTATGCCATAATTTTACGTCATAATTTTTCCCCATTTTTTACCACAAGATAGCGATAGCATATTCACAATGAGGGGAGTAATTCTCAAAGGAGTAAATGAACTGGTTTTTAGCGAGAGTTTAGCAAAACCAACTTTAGAAAAATGTAGCATACAAAATCAAGGaaatgatttattattaaaagtaTTATCAGTAGGAATGAATAGAatagatatattaataaaagaaaataaatatccaAAATTTCCAAAGGGAAAATCTTTAGGATTGGAAGTTAGTGGTATTGTTGAAGAGTctaatagtaataaatttaaaaaaaatgatattgtTTGTTCATTATTGAAATATAATGgatataatgaatatgtTTTAGCTAATTCGAAACACACAATAAAAATCGATCCTAGTAAAATATCTATGATTGAAGCGGCAAGTATACCTGAAAGCTTTATAACagcatataaattaatttattatacagCTAGATTTCcactaataaataataatgatcaAATTGTAGagaataaagaaaatattggCACATTAAATAGGGAAGAggaaacaaataatacaaCTACTAAATACACACCAATCCAAGaaaatgattattattattattacaaacAATTTAATAACCAAATTTATGGTAGCTATTTTGGGAGaagagaaataaatattcttgTTTATGGGGCATTAAGTAGTGTTggaattaatttattacagctattaaattatgaaaaaaaaagaaatattatgaacattaataaaattattgcaATTACATCAAATGAAACAAAAGCAAAAATGGCTATGGAATTTGGGGCTACTGATTATGCTTTCCATACTGATGAAAACTTTGTTgatacaattttaaatatttcaaaaaatattaatttaatttttgattGTGTAGGAGGTGGAAAAatgtttgaaaataatttaaaaatatgtactaACGATACAGTATGGGTTATATATGGTCTATTAGGGGGACCAAAAgtaacaaattttaatttggcagaattatttacaaaaagaaCTCTTTTATTAACATCAACACTTTATGATAGATCAgataattttaaagaaGAATTAATACACTCCTTTCAACATCATATATTACcattaatttataacaACACCCTAAAATTTTGCATTCATAAAGTATTGCCAATAGAGCAGATTGAAGAGGCACACAGTATTATTAAGAATAACATCAATATTGGAAAAGTTGTTTGTAAATTTtgacattattatttatgccAAAAGGCAACAAAAATTGCgtatgtatatgtatgcatatataatataatttttttttcaatttttttcgatttttatTGCGCATTTATTTATCGATGCATGTGgaatattatacatttatacATCCTAGTGCTTCATCGTGAATTT
This window harbors:
- a CDS encoding quinone oxidoreductase, putative: MRGVILKGVNELVFSESLAKPTLEKCSIQNQGNDLLLKVLSVGMNRIDILIKENKYPKFPKGKSLGLEVSGIVEESNSNKFKKNDIVCSLLKYNGYNEYVLANSKHTIKIDPSKISMIEAASIPESFITAYKLIYYTARFPLINNNDQIVENKENIGTLNREEETNNTTTKYTPIQENDYYYYYKQFNNQIYGSYFGRREINILVYGALSSVGINLLQLLNYEKKRNIMNINKIIAITSNETKAKMAMEFGATDYAFHTDENFVDTILNISKNINLIFDCVGGGKMFENNLKICTNDTVWVIYGLLGGPKVTNFNLAELFTKRTLLLTSTLYDRSDNFKEELIHSFQHHILPLIYNNTLKFCIHKVLPIEQIEEAHSIIKNNINIGKVVCKF